Part of the Nocardia higoensis genome, GCGCCCGCGATGCCGAGGAAGCTGGCGGCCGAGAGGTAGTCACCGGCGATGGCGATGCCGTTCTGCGGGCCGGAGAATCCGCGCCCGCCGGTGAAGTAGTCGCTGGCGGTGGTGTTGTTCTGGCTGGCGCGGATCACCACCACCATCGTCACCGCCACGAACAGCGCGAAGATGGCGATATTGGCGGCCGGATTGCCGACGGTGCCCGCGGCGAGTACCGATGTGTTCACGCCTGCCCACCTTCCAGTTCGGCGCGGATGGCGGCCGCGCGCGGATCGATCTCGCGGTTGGCGAAGCGGACGTAGGCGCCGGTGATCGCGAAGGTGGTCAGGAACTGCGCGAGACCCAGCAGCAGACCGGCATTGATGTTGCCGATCACCTTTGCGGCCATGAAGTCGTGCGCGTAGGCGCCGAGCAGCACATAGCCGAGGTACCACACCAGGAACAGCGCGGTCATCGGGAAGACGAAGCGGCGCAGCCGGTTACGCAACTCCTGGAATTCCGGGCTCGCCTGTGCCCGGGCGAATTCCTCGGCGCCGGGAGTGCGCGGCGTCGCGGTCCCGTCGAGGTCAATGGTCATGGGAGTTCCTGACATGTGATGTGAATTACTGTGATGTGAAGGTATAGGCGCGACAACTTCTGGTGAATGCTGTGGCCCGGGTCACTCCGCGAAGGTGTGGATCTGTGCGGTGAGCGGTCGGCATCGCGCGACGAACGGTCGGCGGGATGACCTAAGGCGCCCCACGCGAGTGGGAAGCGCTCGCCGGTTCAGGCGCCGCGTGAGCCCGGTTCGCGATCGGATCCCATGCCCAGCCGCTCCGGCGCGTGCATCCGCACGAACACCCCGCGGACCTGGGCGGCAGGCTGAGCGCGGGTGAACGCGCTGACGACGATCATGGTCAGAAAGGCCGCGGGCACGCTGATCGCCGCGGGATAGCCGAGCAGCGCCGCGAGCCACCCGCCCGCCACCGCCTCCGATGCCCCGCCCAGCACCGACACCGCGGTCGCCGTTCCCGCGAGCAGCCCGCCGACGCACAGCCCGGCGGCCGCGCCACGGGCCGTGAGCCCACGCCACCAGATGCCCAGGACCAGCAGCGGAGCCAGCGTGGAGGCCGCCACCGCGAACGCCAGCCCCACCGTCCGCGACAGATCCAGCGACACCACCGTCAGCGAGAGCGCCAGCGGCACAGCGCCCGCCGCGATCGCGGCCACCCGGAAGTCCCGCACCCGGCCGCGCAGCATGTCGGTGCTCAGCACACCGGCGATGCTCACCAGCAGACCCGAGGAGGTGGACAGGAACGCCGCGATGGCGCCCGCCGCCACCAGTGCCGCGATCAACTGCCCGGGCAGACCGGCCAGCACCGAACCGGGCAGCAACAGCACGGCGGCGTCGGAGGTCCCGGTGATCAGCAGTTGGGGGACATACAGGCGGGAGAACACGCCCAGCAGGATCGGGAACAGGTAGAACAATCCGACCAGGCCGATCACCGCCAGCGCGGTCGTGCGCGCGGCCCGGCCGTCGGGGTTGGTATAGAAGCGCACCAGCACGTGCGGCAATCCCATGGTGCCCAGGAACGTCGCGATGATCAGCGAGAAGACCTGATAGGTGGGGTGTGCGCCGCCTAGTCCGCCGCCCGGGAGCAGCCAGCTCGCGCCGTCGGTGGGCGCACCCGCGACGACCGGCACCGTCGCACCCGCGGGCAGCACCAGCTCGGTGTCGGCGGCCAGCTCGTGCCGCCCGGGGGCGAGCACCGCCACACCGTCCACCGGCAGGCCGTCCAGGCGGCCGGTGATGGTGACCTCCTGGGCCGTGGACACCTGCACGAGGACCTCGGTGGTGACCTCGACAGTGGTCCGCTCGGCCACCACCGGCGGTGCGGCCGTACCGATCTCGCGGGGTGTTCCCAGGAAGTGCCCGAACAGCACCAGCGCGGGCAGGGCCACGGCCGTCAGCTTCAACCAGTACTGGAACGCCTGCACCAGCGTGATCGAGCGCATCCCGCCACCGGCCACGTTCGCGATCACGATGGCGCCCACCGCCAGCGCGCCCACCCAGCCCGGTACCCCCAGCAGGATCCGCAGCGTCAGGCCCGCACCCTGGAACTGCGGGATCAGATACACCGCGCACACCAGCACCACCACCACGGCGGCCAGTCGGCGCAAGGTCAGCGAGCCCAGCCGGAACTCGGCGAAGTCGGGCACCGTGTAGGCACCGGACCGGCGCAGGGGAGCGGCCACGAACATCAGCAGCCCGAGATAGCCCGCGGTGAACCCCACCGGGTACCACAGCGCGTCCGCGCCGTACTTGGCGATCAACCCGGCCACCCCGAGAAACGAGGCGGCCGACAGGTACTCACCGGAGATGGCGGCGGCATTCCAGCCCGGCCCGACACTGCGCGAGGCGACCAGGAAATCGGAGGTGGTGCGCGCCAGCCGGACTCCGTACGCGCCGATCGACACCGTGGCGATCGCCGCCAGCAGCAGCGCCGCCACCGTCAGCGCCTGCGCCTGCACGTCAGTCCCGCGTCACGTCGAGGAAGTCGGACTCGTTGCGTTCGGCCCACCGCACGTACAGCCTGCCGACCGACAACAGCGCCGGATACACCAGCAGCCCGAGCACCAGCCACGGCAGCTGGATCCCCGCCACCTTCGCCGCACCGAGCGCGGTGGCGGTGAACAGCAGCGGCAGCGAGCCCAGCACCAGCACCGTCACCAGCGCGCAGCGCACCGCGAGCCCGAGCTGCGCGCGGATCAGCCCGTCGATCAGCGCCTCGCCGATCTCGGTCTGCTCGACCATCTCGCCCCGGGTGAGCACTCGCCGCGCGCCCTGACGACGCGCCAGCACCACACGCTCGCGCTGGGGTCGCACCGGCCCCGTCACGACGGTGCTCCCGCCACCGTGGCCGCAGCGCAGCTCGCCGGCTCGGCCGCGCCCACGCCCGGCGGGCCCGCCGTCGGTGTCGGATCTGTCGTCGGCGCCGCATCGCCTCGATCGCCTCGCTGACGCGGCACGCTCACCGGCTCGATCCGTTCGGCTTCGGTCGCGTGTGCCGGGGGCCGAGCACCAGTCGCTGCTTGAGTTCGCGCACCTGCCGTCGCGCCACCGGCAGCTCCACCGCCGCCGCCTCGCCCTCGCCGCGCAGGCACACCAGCGTGCCGGTGCCGACCGTCCGCAGCCCGGTCACCAACCGCAACGCCACCAGATACGAGCGGTGCACGCGCAGGAAACCGGCGTTCTCCCAGCGCGATTCCAGCGCCGAGAGCGGAATCCGGACCAGGTGCGACCCCGCGGTGGTGTGCAGGCGGGCATAGTCGCCGTCGGCCTCCACCCAGCTCACCGTGGCCCGGTCGACCAGCGTGGTGACCCCGCCGAGCTCCACCGGGATGACCTCGTTGGGGTCCTGGCGCGGTTCCTCCGGATGCGGCCCGGTGGCGCGCGCCTGCGCGATCCGGCGGATCGCCTCGGCCAGCCGGGCCTCGCGCAGCGGCTTGAGCAGATAGTCCAGCGCGCCCAGGTCGAACGCGCCGACCGCGCGGTCGTCGTGCGCGGTCACGAACACCACCGCGGGTGGGTGGGCGAACTCGCCGAGGATGCCCGCCAGCTCCATGCCGTCCAGTCCCGGCATGTCGATGTCGAGGAAGACCGCGTCGACCTGATGGGTGCGCAGCAGGCGCAGGGCGCCGGTGGCCTCGTTCGCGGCGTGGATCTCGCCGATCTCGGGTCTGGTCCGCAGCAGATACACCAGCTCGTCCAGGGCGGGCTGCTCGTCGTCGACGGCGAGCACCCGCAGTGTGCCCGTCGATCCACCGGTCTGCTGTGTCACGGTCGGTCCCTCGATCACGGTTCGTCCATCGTAGGGGGTGGACCGATCGCGGCGGGGCCGGTCCGCCTCATGCCCGTACCCCGGCCCGGAACTTGGGCACACGCAGGCTCACCTTGGTGCCCGCACCCGGCGCGGTCTCCACCACCAGGCCGTAGTCGTTGCCGAAGGCCGCTCGCAACCGGTCGTCGACATTGGACAGTCCGACGTG contains:
- a CDS encoding cation acetate symporter, with translation MQAQALTVAALLLAAIATVSIGAYGVRLARTTSDFLVASRSVGPGWNAAAISGEYLSAASFLGVAGLIAKYGADALWYPVGFTAGYLGLLMFVAAPLRRSGAYTVPDFAEFRLGSLTLRRLAAVVVVLVCAVYLIPQFQGAGLTLRILLGVPGWVGALAVGAIVIANVAGGGMRSITLVQAFQYWLKLTAVALPALVLFGHFLGTPREIGTAAPPVVAERTTVEVTTEVLVQVSTAQEVTITGRLDGLPVDGVAVLAPGRHELAADTELVLPAGATVPVVAGAPTDGASWLLPGGGLGGAHPTYQVFSLIIATFLGTMGLPHVLVRFYTNPDGRAARTTALAVIGLVGLFYLFPILLGVFSRLYVPQLLITGTSDAAVLLLPGSVLAGLPGQLIAALVAAGAIAAFLSTSSGLLVSIAGVLSTDMLRGRVRDFRVAAIAAGAVPLALSLTVVSLDLSRTVGLAFAVAASTLAPLLVLGIWWRGLTARGAAAGLCVGGLLAGTATAVSVLGGASEAVAGGWLAALLGYPAAISVPAAFLTMIVVSAFTRAQPAAQVRGVFVRMHAPERLGMGSDREPGSRGA
- a CDS encoding DUF485 domain-containing protein, translated to MTIDLDGTATPRTPGAEEFARAQASPEFQELRNRLRRFVFPMTALFLVWYLGYVLLGAYAHDFMAAKVIGNINAGLLLGLAQFLTTFAITGAYVRFANREIDPRAAAIRAELEGGQA
- a CDS encoding LytR/AlgR family response regulator transcription factor; protein product: MTQQTGGSTGTLRVLAVDDEQPALDELVYLLRTRPEIGEIHAANEATGALRLLRTHQVDAVFLDIDMPGLDGMELAGILGEFAHPPAVVFVTAHDDRAVGAFDLGALDYLLKPLREARLAEAIRRIAQARATGPHPEEPRQDPNEVIPVELGGVTTLVDRATVSWVEADGDYARLHTTAGSHLVRIPLSALESRWENAGFLRVHRSYLVALRLVTGLRTVGTGTLVCLRGEGEAAAVELPVARRQVRELKQRLVLGPRHTRPKPNGSSR